A stretch of the Ktedonobacterales bacterium genome encodes the following:
- a CDS encoding response regulator transcription factor, with translation MPTKRVLVAEDELELRAFICRNLRARDFAVLEASSGIEALRLWETDHPQLLILDIMMPSMDGLEVCRRIREISTVPIIILTALDDECDKVAALDLGADDYLTKPFGVEELLARVRAALRRGQWFAQPPSAGVRRYGDLEIDLEGRVVRLSGEDVRLTPTEFALLEQLVTNEGKVLSHRMLLQRVWGSEYGEEAEYVRVYMGRLRHKLEPDPANPRYFVTESGIGYRFMGS, from the coding sequence ATGCCAACGAAACGAGTTCTGGTTGCTGAGGATGAGTTGGAATTGCGCGCTTTCATCTGTCGCAACCTGCGTGCGCGGGACTTTGCCGTTCTGGAGGCAAGCAGCGGCATTGAGGCGCTCAGACTCTGGGAGACAGATCACCCACAGTTGCTCATCCTTGATATTATGATGCCCTCTATGGATGGGTTAGAGGTCTGTCGTCGGATACGCGAGATCTCAACGGTACCCATTATCATCCTCACGGCGCTCGATGACGAGTGCGACAAAGTAGCAGCCCTTGATCTCGGCGCTGATGATTATCTGACGAAACCCTTTGGGGTGGAGGAGTTACTGGCGCGCGTCCGGGCAGCACTTCGGCGTGGTCAGTGGTTCGCACAGCCTCCCTCGGCGGGTGTGCGCCGCTATGGAGATCTGGAGATTGACCTCGAAGGGCGTGTGGTTCGTCTCTCTGGGGAGGATGTTCGTCTGACGCCAACAGAATTTGCCTTGTTAGAGCAACTTGTGACGAATGAGGGCAAGGTGTTAAGCCATCGAATGCTCTTACAGCGGGTCTGGGGGTCTGAATATGGGGAAGAGGCTGAATATGTGCGCGTGTATATGGGGCGTTTACGCCATAAGCTGGAGCCTGATCCAGCGAATCCACGTTATTTTGTGACTGAATCGGGCATCGGCTATCGCTTTATGGGTTCTTAA